The genomic segment TTGTCGGCGATCCAGCCGAAAGGCCAGACCCTGTGGCTCCTCGCTCTTCTCGTGCTCGGGATCTCGTCCCTCCTGACGGCGGTCAACTTCATCACGACGATCATCAACCTGCGCGCGCCGGGGATGCACTTCTTCCGCATGCCGCTCACGGTGTGGGCGCTCTTCATCGACGCGATCCTGCTCCTGCTGGCGCTCCCGGTCCTGTCGGCCGCCATGATCATGCTGCTCTTCGACCGCATCCTCCACACGACGTTCTTCCTTCCGGCGGGGCTCATCGTCTCGGGCGCGGCGTGGACGAACGCGGGAGGCGGCCAGCCGCTCCTGTGGCAGCACCTGTTCTGGTTCTTCGGACACCCCGAGGTCTACATCATGATCCTTCCCGCGATGGGGATCGTCTCCGACGTGATGGCGGTCTTCGCGCGGAAGCCCATCTTCGGGTACCGCTCGATGGCGTACGCGATGTGCGGCATCGCGGGGCTCGGGTGGATCGTGTGGGGGCACCACATGTTCCAGTCGGGCATGAATCCGTACCTCGGCACCACGTTCATGATCTCGACGATGGTCATCGCGGTCCCCTCGGCCATCAAGACGTTCAACTGGCTCGGGACGCTCTGGCGCGGCCAGATCCATTTCACGACGCCGATGCTGAACGCGATCGCGTTCGTCGCGATGTTCGCGATCGGCGGGCTGTCGGGCATCTTCATGGCCTCGACTCCGGTGGACATCTTCATCCACGACACGTACTTCATCGTCGGACACATCCACTACGTGCTCTTCGGAGGCTCGCTGTTCGGCGCTTTCGCCGGCCTCTATTTCTGGTTCCCGAAGATGTTCGGCCGCAAGATGAGCGAGACGTGGGGAAAGGTGCACTTCTGGCTGTCGCTCATCTTCTTCAACGGGGTCATGTTCCCGATGCACATCCTCGGCATGCGCGGGATGCAGCGCCGGATCTACGACTACACGCAGTACAGCCATCTCAAGGGTCTCCAGCCGCTCAACATCTTCATGTCGTTCTCCGCGTTCGCCCTCGGCGTGTCGCAGATCGTCCTCATCGTGAATTTCTTCTGGAGCCTGAAGTTCGGCGAGCGCGTCGGAAACAACCCCTGGAGGGCGAACACGCTCGAATGGCAGACCACCTCTCCGCCGCCGCACGAGAACTTCGCGGAGATCCCGATCGTGTACCACGGGCCCTACGAGTACAGCGTTCCGGGAATGGCCGAGGACTATCTTCCGCAGACGCAGCCGGCGTCGGCGCCGCTGTCGTCCCACTGATCGCGTGACGGCGGCGGCGGATTTCCCCCGGGGACTCGCGGCGATGGCGAAGATCCTCTTCGCCTCCACTTTCCTTCTCGTGATCGCGGGCGGGCTCGTGACGTCCACGGGATCGGGGCTGTCCGTCCCCGACTGGCCGACGACCTACGGACAGAACATGTTCACGTTCCCCCCTTCGAAGTGGGTCGGCGGGATCCGGTTCGAGCACTCGCACCGCCTGATCGCCGCGACCGTCGGCATGCTCACCGTCGCACTCGCCGTCCGGGCGTGGGCGGCCGGCGCTCCGCGCGCCGTGCGCGTGCTCTCGGCCGTCGCCGTCGCCGCGGTCTTGACGCAGGGATTGCTCGGCGGGTTGACGGTGAAGTACCTGCTTCCGACGCCGATCTCGGTCGCGCACGCGTGCCTCGCGCAATCCTTCCTTTCGCTCACCCTCGTCATCGCGATCCTGACCTCGAAGGCGTGGCGGGAGTCTTCGCGGCCGCTGTCGTTCTCCCCGGGCGAGCGGGCCGGCCTCGCCGCCGGGCTGCTCGCCTTCGCGGCCGTCTTCGTGCAGCTCGTGCTCGGCGCCTGGATGCGCCACAGCGACGCCGGGCTCGCGATTCCGGATTTCCCCGCGTCTTTCGGACATCCCGTGCCGGACCACTGGAACGCGAAGATCGCGGTCCATTTCGCCCACCGGGCCTGGGCGGCGTTCGTCGCGCTCGCGGTCTTCTCGTCGGCGTTCGTCGTCCGCCGCGCGCGCCGCGACGCCGCCCCGCGGCGCGTCTCGCTCGCCCTCTCGCTCCTCCTCCCGGTCCAGATGTTCCTCGGGGCGCTGTCGATCTGGTCTCGAAAGGCCGTCGTCTTCACGGTCGCTCATCAATCGACCGGCGCCCTGATCCTCGCGGGGACCGTCGCGCTCTCGATGGCGCTCGCGCGCGGCGAAAGCGCCGCGGCGGCGGACGTCCGGATCCGGCCGGCGGTGTCCGCGTGAGCTCGCGCCCGCTCGTTTCCGCCGAGACGCCGTCGCGCGTCCGCCCCGCGGATTTCGTGACGCTCGCCAAGCTCCGCGTGAACACGCTGGTCCTGGTGACGACGGCCCTCGGCTATCTGCTGGCGCGCCGTACCGTCGACGCGTGGACGCTCTTCCACGCGATTCTCGGCACCGGCCTCGTCGCCTCCGGCGCGGCGGCCTTCAACCAGATCTGGGAGCGGGAGCTCGACGCCAAGATGCGCCGGACGGCCCAGAGGCCGCTCGCGTCGGGGCGGATGGAGGTCCTTCCCGCTTCGCTCTTCGCGTTCGCCCTCGCGCTCGCGGGGCTGGCGCAGCTTTCCTTCGGCGTCAATCTGCTCGCGGCGTCGATCGCGGCGTCGACGCTCCTCCTGTACGTCCTCGTCTACACGCCGATGAAGCGGGTCACGTCGCTCGCGACGATCGTGGGGGCGGTCCCGGGGGCCCTTCCGCCGGTGATCGGCTGGGCGGCGGCCGGCGGCGGCCTGGCGCCCGGCGCGTGGGTCCTCTTCGCGATCCTCTTTTTCTGGCAGATGCCGCACTTCCTCGCGATCGCGTGGCTCTATCGCGCGGATTACGCCCGGGCGGGTTTCCCGATGCTTCCCGTGCTCGAGCCGGACGGCGCTTCGACGGGGCGGCAGGCGGTCCTCTACGCGGCGACGCTCGTGCCGGTTTCGCTCGCGCTGTCGACGCTCCGGGTGACGGGCCCCCTGTATTCGGCGGGCGCCGTCGTGTGCGGCGTCGCGTTCACCGCGGCGGCCGCGGCCTTCGCATTCCGGCGAACGACGTCCGCGGCGCGGTGGCTCTTCGCCGCGTCGATCGTCTATCTGCCGGCGCTCCTGATGCTGGCGTTCTTCGACGGGGGACGCGCGTGAGGAGGGACCCCCGGCCGGATCCGAACGATCCGGAGATCCGCCGGCGCCTGCGGCGCACGGCCTGGACGCTCGTCGCGGTGATGGCGGCGCTCGCGATCGGCGCGGCCTGTTTCATCGCCGCCAACGGCAAGAAGTCGCGCACCGTCCTGCATTCCGAATTCGCCGCCGCCGGGCGGCCGACGGCGGTCCGGGGATAGAGAAGGAGAGGAAGATGGAAATCCAGGAGAGCCCCTCGCAGACGCCGCACCGCCAGCCGCGGTACATGGCGATTTTCTG from the Thermoanaerobaculia bacterium genome contains:
- a CDS encoding cbb3-type cytochrome c oxidase subunit I; this translates as MSEAVAVAHGHGVHAAPTSFWRKYVFSLDHKVIGIQYMSYSLFMLVIGGLLAMLVRWQLAFPGRPLAFMGKIVPAGMPGGVMLPEFYNSLFTMHATIMIFFAIMPLLIGAFGNYVVPLQIGARDMAFPRLNMMSFWTAVPGAFLIIASFFVEGGAAQSGWTSYAPLSAIQPKGQTLWLLALLVLGISSLLTAVNFITTIINLRAPGMHFFRMPLTVWALFIDAILLLLALPVLSAAMIMLLFDRILHTTFFLPAGLIVSGAAWTNAGGGQPLLWQHLFWFFGHPEVYIMILPAMGIVSDVMAVFARKPIFGYRSMAYAMCGIAGLGWIVWGHHMFQSGMNPYLGTTFMISTMVIAVPSAIKTFNWLGTLWRGQIHFTTPMLNAIAFVAMFAIGGLSGIFMASTPVDIFIHDTYFIVGHIHYVLFGGSLFGAFAGLYFWFPKMFGRKMSETWGKVHFWLSLIFFNGVMFPMHILGMRGMQRRIYDYTQYSHLKGLQPLNIFMSFSAFALGVSQIVLIVNFFWSLKFGERVGNNPWRANTLEWQTTSPPPHENFAEIPIVYHGPYEYSVPGMAEDYLPQTQPASAPLSSH
- a CDS encoding COX15/CtaA family protein, which codes for MTAAADFPRGLAAMAKILFASTFLLVIAGGLVTSTGSGLSVPDWPTTYGQNMFTFPPSKWVGGIRFEHSHRLIAATVGMLTVALAVRAWAAGAPRAVRVLSAVAVAAVLTQGLLGGLTVKYLLPTPISVAHACLAQSFLSLTLVIAILTSKAWRESSRPLSFSPGERAGLAAGLLAFAAVFVQLVLGAWMRHSDAGLAIPDFPASFGHPVPDHWNAKIAVHFAHRAWAAFVALAVFSSAFVVRRARRDAAPRRVSLALSLLLPVQMFLGALSIWSRKAVVFTVAHQSTGALILAGTVALSMALARGESAAAADVRIRPAVSA
- the cyoE gene encoding heme o synthase; amino-acid sequence: MSSRPLVSAETPSRVRPADFVTLAKLRVNTLVLVTTALGYLLARRTVDAWTLFHAILGTGLVASGAAAFNQIWERELDAKMRRTAQRPLASGRMEVLPASLFAFALALAGLAQLSFGVNLLAASIAASTLLLYVLVYTPMKRVTSLATIVGAVPGALPPVIGWAAAGGGLAPGAWVLFAILFFWQMPHFLAIAWLYRADYARAGFPMLPVLEPDGASTGRQAVLYAATLVPVSLALSTLRVTGPLYSAGAVVCGVAFTAAAAAFAFRRTTSAARWLFAASIVYLPALLMLAFFDGGRA